Proteins encoded in a region of the Mesoflavibacter profundi genome:
- a CDS encoding Na(+)-translocating NADH-quinone reductase subunit A, whose amino-acid sequence MSNDIKIKKGLDIKLKGEAEKVTENAIVSNFYTIRPEDFHQVIPKLVARVGDKVKAGDTVFYDKANENIKFVSPVSGEIIEIARGEKRRILSIKIQADNEQSYQDFGSLDVNTATAEAIKSRLLESGCWAFVKQRPYDVIAKPNSTPKSIFISAYASAPLAADLDFTLQGKEAELQAAITALSKLTEGNVNVSVGKNSNSPFSNIKDATIHKVSGPHPSGNVGTQINKIDPINKGEVVWTLNAQDLVIIGELFLTGKFNAERIVALAGSSVKKPRYFRTKIGSEVATMVYDNGVDKDGNDRIISGNVLSGKQIKPDGFLDYYSNIITVIPEGDDYEFFGWNKPIFNKISTSRALTFSWLSPNKKYDLDTNTNGEHRAFVVTGSYEEVFPLDIYPLQILKSCMYKDLDEMEALGMYEVAPEDFALTEFICVSKQPHQKIIREGLDLMLKEIG is encoded by the coding sequence ATGTCAAACGACATTAAAATTAAAAAAGGTCTAGATATTAAGTTAAAAGGTGAAGCCGAAAAGGTGACTGAAAATGCTATAGTTAGCAACTTTTACACGATTAGACCAGAGGATTTTCACCAAGTTATTCCAAAGTTAGTAGCTAGAGTTGGTGATAAGGTAAAAGCAGGTGATACTGTTTTTTACGATAAAGCTAACGAAAACATTAAGTTTGTATCTCCTGTTTCTGGAGAAATTATCGAGATAGCTCGTGGTGAAAAACGAAGAATTTTATCTATCAAAATTCAAGCCGATAATGAGCAATCTTACCAAGACTTTGGATCTTTAGATGTAAATACTGCAACTGCTGAGGCAATCAAATCTAGATTATTAGAATCTGGATGTTGGGCATTTGTAAAACAACGACCTTACGATGTTATTGCAAAACCAAACAGTACGCCAAAGTCAATTTTTATTTCAGCGTATGCTAGTGCTCCATTAGCTGCAGATTTAGATTTTACTTTACAAGGTAAAGAGGCAGAATTACAAGCAGCAATAACGGCATTAAGCAAACTTACAGAAGGCAATGTTAATGTGTCTGTTGGAAAAAACAGTAATTCACCTTTCTCTAACATAAAAGATGCAACTATCCATAAGGTTTCTGGTCCGCATCCTTCTGGAAATGTAGGAACACAAATTAACAAAATAGATCCAATAAATAAAGGAGAAGTGGTTTGGACATTAAACGCGCAAGACCTTGTAATTATTGGAGAGTTATTTTTAACAGGAAAATTTAATGCAGAGCGTATTGTTGCTTTAGCAGGATCTTCTGTTAAAAAGCCACGTTATTTCCGTACTAAAATAGGAAGCGAAGTAGCAACAATGGTTTATGATAATGGCGTGGATAAAGACGGTAACGACCGTATTATTTCAGGTAATGTATTATCAGGAAAACAAATAAAACCAGATGGATTTTTAGATTACTACAGTAATATAATTACAGTAATTCCAGAAGGTGATGATTATGAGTTTTTTGGATGGAATAAGCCAATCTTTAATAAGATTTCTACATCAAGAGCATTAACGTTTTCTTGGTTGTCACCAAACAAAAAATACGATTTAGATACAAATACAAATGGAGAGCATAGAGCTTTTGTAGTAACAGGAAGTTACGAAGAAGTGTTCCCATTAGATATATATCCATTACAAATCTTAAAATCTTGTATGTATAAAGATTTAGATGAAATGGAAGCTTTAGGGATGTATGAGGTAGCACCAGAAGATTTCGCGTTAACCGAATTTATCTGTGTGTCAAAACAACCACATCAAAAAATAATTAGAGAAGGATTAGACTT